Proteins found in one Amycolatopsis aidingensis genomic segment:
- a CDS encoding DUF397 domain-containing protein, which yields MTSNNTSTTRRSSVVGAWFKSTFSNPDGNQCVEVFFDTDLIHIRDSKDCGAGPILTIAARHWATFLDEVAGDAPAGTSTVIQITIDADGGASLRALRTPNKTLSYTPGEWSAFVAGVCNGEFDLPGAEALAA from the coding sequence ATGACCTCCAACAACACCAGCACAACTCGCCGTAGTAGCGTCGTCGGAGCGTGGTTCAAGAGCACCTTCAGCAACCCGGACGGCAATCAGTGCGTCGAGGTATTCTTCGACACCGATCTCATCCACATCCGCGACAGCAAGGACTGCGGTGCCGGCCCGATTCTGACCATCGCCGCCCGTCATTGGGCAACGTTTCTGGACGAAGTGGCTGGGGATGCACCGGCTGGCACAAGCACAGTAATACAGATCACGATCGATGCAGACGGTGGAGCAAGCCTTCGAGCACTGCGTACTCCGAACAAGACCCTGTCGTACACTCCGGGCGAGTGGTCTGCGTTCGTCGCAGGCGTCTGCAACGGGGAGTTCGATCTCCCCGGCGCCGAGGCGCTTGCCGCCTGA
- a CDS encoding ParA family protein gives MLIAVCSLKGSPGVTTLATALGARWPGQENPIVVEADPAGGDLMARFRLPESPGLVSLAAAARGRGGTDPNLLAQHTQLLPGGLRVVLGPVGAEQARAALSVLAVGASSPLRWAADQLGTAVIVDCGRADPGSPTFPIIRSADAMLLVARPHDDELAHVALKLRAAQQWSRKPCLVLVGDGYPTAEVSQVLGIPVMGRIPRDDKGAAVLCGQGNGRHGPARSTLGRAAAKIALNAYAHWHATNNPGGTRGPYLRQAVPSEPVSGAALQPLGPQTRNGATP, from the coding sequence ATGCTCATCGCAGTCTGTTCACTCAAGGGCTCGCCCGGCGTCACCACGTTGGCGACCGCGCTCGGCGCGCGATGGCCAGGACAGGAGAACCCGATCGTGGTCGAGGCCGACCCCGCCGGCGGCGACCTGATGGCCCGCTTCCGGCTGCCGGAATCACCGGGTCTGGTCAGCCTGGCCGCCGCGGCACGGGGCCGCGGCGGCACCGACCCGAACCTGCTCGCCCAGCACACGCAACTTCTGCCCGGTGGCTTGCGCGTGGTGCTCGGGCCGGTCGGCGCCGAGCAGGCCCGCGCCGCGTTGTCGGTGCTGGCCGTAGGAGCCTCGTCCCCGCTGCGCTGGGCGGCCGACCAGCTGGGAACCGCGGTCATTGTCGACTGCGGCCGAGCGGATCCTGGCTCACCCACGTTCCCGATCATCCGCAGCGCCGACGCGATGCTGTTGGTCGCCCGCCCGCACGATGATGAGCTCGCGCATGTCGCGCTCAAGCTGCGAGCCGCTCAGCAGTGGTCCCGCAAGCCGTGCCTCGTACTCGTCGGCGACGGCTACCCGACCGCGGAGGTCTCCCAGGTCCTCGGGATCCCGGTGATGGGTCGGATCCCTCGCGACGACAAGGGCGCCGCAGTGTTGTGCGGGCAGGGAAACGGCCGGCACGGCCCGGCGAGGTCCACGCTCGGACGCGCCGCCGCCAAGATCGCGCTGAACGCCTACGCACACTGGCATGCCACCAACAATCCCGGCGGCACCCGCGGCCCATACCTGCGACAGGCAGTGCCGAGCGAGCCGGTCTCGGGTGCGGCCCTGCAGCCCCTCGGACCGCAGACCCGAAACGGCGCGACCCCATGA
- a CDS encoding helix-turn-helix domain-containing protein — protein MAQQQLPPAVMKIVLGNELARQRVDAGLTQDDAAEILRCTQQKIAHVESGSGIRPKELDALLERYGTSEAEQAYVRDLQAEGNRRTKRGAFSTRFRQHMRLLVDMEPSCQRFFSYQALVVPGLLQTEQYMRTLFRAWRPSPSRDQIDRDTTDRLARQRVLDNTDQQFWFIIDEAALRRITGSAEIVKEQVLWLVEALDRPNVELQIVPFSTGYYMGQGHDYTIFGYDTKPPVSIVYLEQHDGGTYVDDTKRTTRYLTLWEQQKAAASGPEQTRRFLLDLAGTL, from the coding sequence GTGGCCCAGCAACAGCTCCCACCAGCGGTGATGAAGATCGTGTTGGGTAATGAACTCGCCAGGCAGCGCGTCGATGCTGGGTTGACGCAGGACGATGCGGCGGAGATCTTGCGCTGCACCCAGCAGAAGATCGCGCATGTCGAGTCTGGCAGTGGCATCCGGCCGAAGGAGTTGGATGCGCTGCTGGAACGCTACGGAACCAGCGAGGCCGAACAGGCGTACGTGAGGGATCTGCAGGCCGAAGGCAACCGCCGGACCAAGCGCGGGGCCTTCAGCACGCGGTTTCGCCAGCACATGCGGTTACTGGTCGATATGGAACCAAGTTGCCAGCGCTTCTTCTCGTATCAGGCTCTGGTCGTGCCCGGCCTGCTGCAGACCGAGCAGTACATGCGCACGCTATTCCGGGCTTGGCGCCCCTCGCCAAGTCGGGATCAGATCGACCGCGACACCACCGATCGGCTAGCGCGGCAACGGGTACTCGACAACACCGACCAGCAGTTCTGGTTCATCATCGACGAGGCCGCCCTGCGCCGCATCACCGGCAGTGCGGAGATCGTCAAAGAGCAGGTCCTGTGGCTTGTCGAGGCCCTGGATCGGCCGAACGTCGAGCTACAGATCGTGCCGTTCAGCACCGGCTACTACATGGGCCAAGGGCACGACTACACCATCTTCGGCTACGACACTAAGCCACCGGTCAGTATCGTTTACCTGGAACAACACGATGGTGGGACGTACGTGGACGACACCAAGCGAACGACCCGGTATCTGACCTTGTGGGAGCAGCAGAAAGCCGCAGCCTCAGGCCCGGAGCAGACGCGTCGCTTCCTACTTGATCTCGCCGGAACCCTATGA
- a CDS encoding sigma-70 family RNA polymerase sigma factor produces the protein MTAPPRCRAHPAGGPEPRGPEDAALITAVRRGRASAYGQLYERHVATAYHLAHQLTRSPADADDVVAEAFAKVWDALRAGKGPHSAFRAYLLTTLRHTTYDKTRKNRRIDLAEDMTELGRLAAGALTVPFSDPTVANLERTLAAKAFARLPERWQAVLWHTEVKQQSPAEVAPLLGLTANGVSALGYRAREGLRQAYLQVHLADTAPARCRATADRLGAWTRGGLAKRERAQVKAHLDHCARCRTRAADLDNVNATFRHAGRRPT, from the coding sequence GTGACCGCGCCGCCTCGGTGCCGCGCTCACCCGGCGGGCGGGCCCGAGCCGCGCGGACCCGAGGACGCTGCGCTGATCACCGCCGTCCGCCGCGGGAGGGCCAGCGCCTACGGGCAGCTGTACGAGCGGCACGTGGCCACGGCCTACCACCTGGCGCACCAGCTGACCAGGTCACCGGCCGACGCCGACGACGTGGTGGCCGAGGCGTTCGCGAAGGTGTGGGACGCCCTACGAGCTGGGAAGGGACCGCACTCGGCGTTTCGTGCGTACTTGCTGACCACGTTGCGGCACACCACCTACGACAAGACGCGCAAGAACCGCAGAATCGACCTCGCCGAAGACATGACCGAACTCGGTCGCCTCGCCGCCGGGGCATTGACCGTACCGTTCTCGGACCCCACGGTGGCCAACCTGGAACGCACGCTGGCGGCAAAGGCGTTCGCCAGGCTGCCTGAACGTTGGCAAGCGGTCCTGTGGCACACCGAGGTCAAGCAACAGTCTCCTGCCGAGGTCGCGCCGCTGCTCGGGCTCACCGCGAATGGGGTGTCCGCGCTGGGATACCGGGCACGTGAAGGCTTGCGCCAGGCATACCTCCAAGTGCACCTCGCCGACACCGCCCCAGCCCGGTGCCGGGCCACCGCCGACCGGCTCGGCGCCTGGACGCGGGGTGGCCTGGCCAAACGCGAACGCGCCCAGGTAAAGGCACATTTGGATCACTGCGCCCGGTGCCGGACCCGCGCCGCCGACCTAGACAACGTCAACGCCACGTTCCGTCACGCCGGGCGCCGCCCCACATGA
- a CDS encoding prepilin peptidase: MNAAGIAGWGLVGLVVGGGLRVIVERGSLLPEGTGRLAPPALPELITAALFATLAWRTGTEPHLFAYSWLAAASVPLAVIDWTSRQLPTKLLWPAGVILAALFGAAAIVSRDAYPLIRSAAGMLVLLAFYGAIYFLRPGQMGGGDLRLGGLLGIALGWAGWTAVLVGTLLGWLTAAIALLALRAARRLEPGSDVPLGPFLLAGALAVVLIQPGP, encoded by the coding sequence ATGAACGCAGCCGGCATCGCTGGGTGGGGCCTGGTCGGTCTCGTCGTTGGCGGTGGTCTGCGCGTCATCGTCGAGCGGGGTTCACTCCTTCCGGAGGGGACAGGCCGACTCGCGCCACCAGCCCTACCGGAGCTGATTACCGCAGCCCTGTTCGCAACGCTCGCCTGGCGTACCGGCACTGAGCCCCACCTGTTCGCATACTCCTGGCTCGCAGCGGCCAGCGTCCCGCTAGCCGTGATCGATTGGACCTCCCGCCAACTGCCCACCAAGCTGCTCTGGCCCGCCGGAGTCATCCTGGCCGCACTTTTCGGCGCGGCGGCCATCGTCAGCCGCGACGCGTACCCGCTCATCCGCTCCGCTGCGGGCATGCTCGTGCTCCTCGCGTTCTACGGCGCTATCTACTTCCTCCGACCGGGCCAGATGGGTGGCGGGGATCTCCGGCTTGGCGGCTTGCTGGGCATTGCGCTGGGCTGGGCCGGGTGGACGGCCGTGCTGGTGGGAACACTGCTGGGCTGGCTCACGGCGGCCATCGCACTGCTGGCGCTCCGCGCCGCTCGACGGCTGGAGCCGGGCAGCGACGTCCCCCTCGGTCCCTTCCTTCTGGCTGGTGCACTCGCCGTGGTTCTCATCCAGCCGGGACCGTGA
- a CDS encoding SAF domain-containing protein — protein MTTTADSTSTGTTTDRTSPNAWAGRDGKAPSRLSGGGRRRSVPYLLLGVLLVVACSAGGVFAGMQLGDRESVLALARPVAVGHMLTAQDLKEVSMASDSEMDVMPVSSASAVVGKPVAFSLPAGSLLTRSVLGTPQIPARGKAIAAVGLKSGQFPPDLLPGTTVAVLTTPGQGTTTGTSTGETSSWIAVVTGIATRETEQTTVVSLQLSESDARALASAPAGQLSLVTIAGGGR, from the coding sequence GTGACCACTACCGCGGATTCGACCAGCACCGGCACGACGACGGACCGAACGTCGCCCAATGCCTGGGCTGGCCGTGACGGCAAGGCTCCTTCGCGGCTGAGCGGCGGGGGCCGGCGGCGCAGCGTTCCGTACCTGCTGCTCGGTGTCCTGCTGGTCGTGGCGTGCTCGGCCGGGGGTGTGTTCGCCGGGATGCAGTTGGGCGACAGGGAAAGCGTATTGGCGTTGGCTCGTCCCGTTGCGGTGGGCCACATGCTGACTGCGCAGGACCTCAAGGAGGTCAGCATGGCGTCAGACTCCGAAATGGATGTGATGCCGGTATCGTCGGCATCCGCAGTGGTGGGAAAGCCGGTCGCGTTCAGCCTGCCCGCCGGTTCGTTGCTGACACGCTCCGTCCTCGGGACCCCGCAAATTCCTGCGCGGGGAAAGGCAATTGCCGCCGTTGGGCTGAAGTCGGGCCAATTCCCGCCCGACCTGTTGCCCGGAACCACCGTCGCGGTGCTTACCACACCGGGCCAGGGCACGACTACAGGAACTTCGACCGGTGAGACTTCGTCGTGGATCGCGGTGGTGACCGGTATCGCCACGCGCGAGACTGAACAGACCACTGTGGTGTCCCTGCAACTGTCTGAATCGGACGCTCGGGCATTGGCCTCTGCTCCGGCGGGTCAACTCAGCCTGGTGACGATCGCGGGAGGTGGTCGCTAA